In Alteromonas macleodii, the sequence TTACTGACATGAAAAAAACGCACGCATTGTGCGTTTTTTTGTTTTCTGCGGTATGATTCATAGCGTTATTTTTCTTACGTTCTTTCGTATGGTTTCACTTTGCAGTTAGCGCAGAGCTTCTATTTGAAAACGTGTATTCTTTATTGAATATATTCAATTTAAGTTTGCCTAAACTTTCTTAATATCAAGTGTTTAAGATAACTGCAATCACAGTATTGGTTTAGTGGTATTTCATGATTTTGCCTATTGTTCGCCGCGAGGTATCCGGCGCCTCGTTAAGCTCCGACTTACACCCTGTTATCGACAGAATTTACCGCGGTCGCAATATTGCGAATATGGATGACTTGGAGAATGGCCTTAAAGGACTTACGCATTTCAATGTATTAAAAGGGATGCCTCAAGCCGCGCAAATCCTTGCCAATGCCGTTGTGCAAAATAAGCGCGTTATCATAGTGGGCGATTTTGATGCCGATGGCGCTACCAGTACATCGGTATGTATACTGGCGCTTCGAGCTATGGGCTATCACAACGTTGATTTCCTTGTACCTAATCGCTTTGATTTTGGTTATGGGCTTAGCGTACCTATTGTCGATGAGGCAGCGAAACTAGGTGCCGAGGTTATTGTAACCGTGGATAACGGCATATCTTGTATTGACGGTGTAACCCATGCTAAATCTTTAGGTATGCAGGTTGTGGTGACCGATCACCACTTGCCAGGTGATACATTACCGCCAGCTGATGCGATAGTGAACCCTAACCAACCTGGCTGTGAATTTCCCTCTAAAAACTTAGCTGGCGTGGGTGTGGCTTTTTATATCATGCTTGCGCTTAAAGCTGAGCTACAGCAGCAAGGGTATTTTGAGAAAGTAGGTATTGCACCACCCAACTTAGCTTCCCTGTTAGATATTGTTGCTGTTGGCACCGTGGCCGATGTGGTGGTTTTAGATAAAAATAACCGAATTTTAGTTCACCAAGGTCTTCAGCGTATCCGTGCTGGTAAGTGTCGACCAGGTATTAAAGCGCTAGTTGAAGTCGCAAACCGCGATTGCGCGCACCTAACCTCCACCGACTTGGGCTTTGTAGTAGGTCCCAGACTTAATGCTGCCGGTCGCTTAGACGATATGTCGCAAGGCATTGCTTGCTTACTAGAAGATGAAACCATTCAAGCGCGAATGATAGCGGCAGAGCTCGATGCGCTTAACAAAGAACGCCGCGAAATTGAAACCGGCATGAAAGCACAAGCCGAAACTGTACTAGAGCAGATGGCACTGGATGAAGGCGATATGCCAAGCGCACTGGTGGTTTATCGCGAAGACTTTCACCAAGGCGTGATTGGTATTGTGGCAGGCCGGCTAAAAGAGAAGTATCTTAAACCTGTTATCGCTTTCGCTCATCAAGACGATATTGTGATTAAAGGCTCGGCGCGCTCCATTCCTGGTGTGCACATTCGCGATGTACTTGATGAAGTAAATACACGCTATCCTGGCGTTATCGAGAAATTTGGTGGACACGCCATGGCCGCTGGTTTGAGTTTGCCTGTCGCCAAGCTTCCTGACTTCGAGCAGGCTTTTGTTGACGTTGCTCGTACCCATATGGAAAAGCTTGATGGCAATCATGCACTGCTCTCTGACGGTGATTTATCTTCAGAAGAATTGTGTTTGCCTTTTGCGCATTTATTGCGCCAGGCAGGTCCGTTTGGTCAGGGTTTTGAATCACCGTTATTTGATGGAGAATTTACGCTTCTCGATCAGCGACTAGTAGGACAAAAGCACCTTAAGATGGTGTTGAAAAGTGATGGCGCCAGTGAAGTAGACGCTATTGCGTTTAACATTGATTTAAAAGCATGGCCTAACGCCATGGTAAAGCGTGTACATATCGCTTACCGCCTTGATATCAATGTTTTCAGAGGGCAAGAAACTGTACAGCTTATTATTGAGCAAATAGAAGCGGTTTAAACGAAGTTGATTCACGTACAGCATTGAGCCTTCTAAAACCTAGCTAGTCAAAAAGCGATACGAGCTAAAGAACTAAAGAGCTAAAAAATAAGAAAAAAGAGGCAAGGGTGAAAAGCGAACGACAGAAACTGGTGGAAAAGCATAGTCAGCTTAATCAAACCGACAATATTAAAGTGATTTCTCACGTTCAGCGTGAAGAAAAAGACAGCGATTGGATACGCCACACCATTATGCTAGAAGGCATTGATGTCCCTTTTATTTACCGGCGAAAACAGCAATATCAAAGTTTAAAAGGGGCTCGAGTAAACGTAACTTATTATCGCCATGTAGAAGATGTGGCTGGCATTGAATTTGAAACCATGAAAGTGGTAAGAATTAAACGCAGCTAATAAGTTATTTGCCTTTGCAGCTAAAATACACCTTTTAACTTGCACCTAAATAGCTACCGATTCGGTGCTAAACAATAGTGAACAACAATGAATAATGATTGGTTAAATGCCTATGTATTGCATAGACGCCCTTACAGGGAGACCAGCTATATTGTTGACTTTTTTACCCTGGAAGAGGGGCGTGTTAGCGCGGTAGCTAAGGGTGTGAAAAACAGTAAATCAGATAAAAAGAGCCTGCTTCAACCTTTTCAACATCTTCGCCTGCAGTTAAGCGGAAAATCAGAGTTAAAAAGCCTACGGCACGTTGAAAGCGTCGCTCCGTCCATCAATTTGGTAGGCACAGCGTTGTTTTGTGCAATGTATGTAAACGAGTTAACCAACCGTGTTATGCCTGCCGGCCTCGCTAGCGACGGCGTGTACGACGCTTATGAAAATACATTACTGTCTCTTCGTGATAATAGCGACATAGAAGTGACCTTGCGACAGTTCGAGTTTGCACTACTCGATGAAATGGGGCTACTGCCCGACTTCACTACTGACGTAGAATACGAAATGCCAATTGAAGAAACAGGCAGCTATAACTTTCAGATAGATGCGGGCTTTGTGCCTATTCCCCAAGATGTGGCTGGTTTAAGGGGCATGCGAGGCTTTCCTGGGCAAGCGTTGCTTAGTTTGTCACAGGGGGAGTTTACCCCGCTTAGCAAGAAGGTTGCTAAAGTGCTTTGTCGCGACTTGCTCAAACCGCTCATTGGAGACAAGCCGCTTAAAAGCCGCGAACTATTTATGCCGAAACCCCGTTAGTGCGTTGGCATGTAAAGTCGCTAATGAGGTGCAACACCTTTTATAATAGTGCTTATCTTCACGCGTCTAGCACTAGACAAGAACTGCTATCAAGGCTAATGGCATTAGATTATTTTCTCTTAACTCAAATGCTTAAACAGCACCTTCTATAAAAAAATTTGCTACAATCTGCACTTTCTAGGGAAGGGTGTTTGCGCCCTTTAAATAATGTATTAAACATGAAGAGCAGGCATCTTCTTTCGCTCTTACAGGTTAGGTGGTGAAATGAGCACGATTCTATTAGGCGTTAACATCGACCATATCGCAACGCTTCGCAATGCGCGCGGTACACATTATCCAGATCCAGTGCACGCTGCTGACATTGCTGAGCGTGCAGGTGCAGACGGCATTACCGTTCACTTACGAGAGGATCGCCGTCATATTAAAGATCGCGACGTGCGTATTTTAGCGCAGACCATTAACACTCGACTTAATCTAGAAATGGCAGTAACCGATGAAATGCTGGCCATTGCAGAAGAAGTAAAACCTGTTTTTTGCTGCCTAGTACCGGAAAAACGTGAAGAGTTAACCACTGAAGGTGGTCTCGATGTAGCGGGCAACTTTGAAAATATTAAAGCAGCGTGCGAGCGTCTTGCGAATGCCAACATCCTAGTGTCTTTGTTTATCGACGCGGATAAAGCGCAGATTGATGCAGCGGCAGCATGTAGCGCGCCTTACATTGAAATTCACACTGGTCAATACGCAGAAGCCACCAGTGAAGATGAGCAGCAAAAAGAGCTAGCTCGCTTAGTTGAAGGTATTGAATATGCTGACAGTTTAGGACTTAAAGTGAATGCGGGTCACGGCTTGCACTATCACAACGTTAAACCTATAGCGGCGATTCCTCAGCTAATCGAACTTAATATTGGTCATGCTATCATCGCTCGCGCCGCGTTCGACGGACTTCACACAGCAGTGGCTGATATGCGTAAGCTGATGCTTGAAGCACGCGCTGGAATTTAATTCAAAAGGGCAAATATAGCGTGGCGATTGCAGGGCTAGGTACTGACATTGTAGAAATTGCTCGCCTTGGTAAAGGCGAGAGCGCTAACGAACGTTTGGCTAAGCGTGTACTTACGCCTGCCGAGTGGCAGGCGTTTAGTGAGCACGCTACACCAGTGCGCTTTTTAGCAAAACGCTTTGCCGCGAAAGAAGCAGCGGTGAAAGCCCTTGGTACGGGTATTGGAAATGGGATTAGTTGGCAACACATAGAGGTGCGTAACAACGACCTAGGGGCGCCAGAACTTCATTTTTCTGGTGAATTTGCTGCTATGTGTGAGGCAAGGGGCATTACCCGAAGCGTGATCAGTATTTCAGACGAGCAGCATTATGCCGTCGCCACCGTTATACTAGAGTCCTAATCATTTTCTAAAACGCGGCCTACTAAAACGCAGATTGAAAGTAGCCCAGGTAGATGAAACCTATCTGGGCTGCGTTTACAAAAAAACGCTACAAATATCAAACCACGCAGAGCAAGTTACCGGAGTCACACTTGGCAAACCTTTTTAAACAATCACGCAGCAAACAAAAAGGCACAGCGTCTTCCCGCCTAAGTGGCAATGGAAAAAAAGGTAATGCCAGTGCCAACGCACAGGTCGCAGGACTTCGGTTTGGAAAAACTAAAAATGCCTCACAAGCCAGTAAGAAGGCAAATTCCAGTACGGTGACCATTGAAGATGTCGACTGGATGGGTCATGGGGTAGTACGCGGCAACCCCATAATGTTTGTTGAAGGTGCCCTTGTTGGAGAAACCTGCGACATTGAGGTGCTATCAAGCAAAAAGAAAGTCATCAACGCCAAAGCGACAAATATTCAATTACCTAGTGAGGCAAGGCAAGCGCCTTTCTGCCCTGTGTTTGATTCGTGTGGTGGATGTCAGCTACAGCACATAAAGCCGGATACTGCCCTTGAGCAAAGAGACAACGCTCTTAAGGTGATGATGGAACGTCAATTGGCAATGAAAGCAGGCGTTTGGCAATCTCCTTTGGTGGGTCCTCGACCTCAATATCGCAGAAAAGCAAGACTGGCTATCGACGCCCGCAACCCGAATCAAATTAAACTAGGCTTTCGCGAAGCCAATAGCAACAAAGTAACCAATGTGGATAGCTGCCCAATTTTGGTTGACCCTTTATCTAATATCATTGGCCCTTTGCAAAACGCGCTCACAGGTTTTGAGTCAGCTCGACACATTGGGCATATAAGCCTAATTGCCGGTGATAACACTTCGCACCTTGTTATTAAACATATTAAAGCGCTTGAGGCAGAGCTTATTGATGCGGTGAATGCACTGGTTAACGAGTACTCTCTCGCCAATACCGATAAAATAGAGTTAAAGCTTGAGAACAAACAAGGGCAAATTCGCAGTGTAGGGCATGGCACTGATTTGGTTATGTCCACGATAAATGACTGTTCTATTTCACCAAGTGCTAACGACTTTATTCAAATAAACAAAGTGGTTAACGAAAAAATGATTGACCAAGCAATGGACTGGCTAAACCCACTGCCCAACGAACGTATAGCCGATTGGTTTAGCGGGCTGGGCAATTTTACCTTACCTATTGCTAAGTCAGGTTCTAGGGTACAAGCGGTCGAGGGTGTTGCAGAGATGGTGCGCCGCGCAAAAGACAATGCACAGCGACAGGGCATTAACAATGTCGAGTGGCTGCATTTAGATTTGGCAGATAAGACCAATGTCGAGGCTTCTTTGCAGCAGGGCTTTGATAAGGTACTGCTTGATCCTTCAAGAGAAGGGGCATTGACCGTTTGTCATGCGCTTGTAAAAGCACTACCAAAAACGATAGTGTATGTTTCTTGCAACCCAAGTACGTTTTCTAGAGACGCAAAAGTGTTGATAGACGGAGGTTATGAAATGGAAAAAGCGGGCGTAGCAGAAATGTTCCCCTTCACCCATCACATGGAAATGATGGCCTTGTTTACGCGAAAGCAGCAGTAACGAGTAAAGGATATGGTATCAACAAGAAAGGTCCACGAAGCAGACCGGCCCCCCTTTGAAGCTTGGCTAGACAGTCTTGAGCTGAGTGCAGAAACAAAAGATAAGCTAAGTGCAGTGTCTTCCATTCCCGAGCGGCTATTGGTTGGCCAGGAAATGGTTGAGATTTTGTGTCAACTTAATATGGATGATGCAACGCTTCAGGCTGCCCTAGTGTTTCCTTATTGCGAACAGCACGCTTTAAGTGAAGAAGATATTGTTGATGAGTTTGGTGGGGAGATTCGAGACCTTATCGTTGGCGTGCGTCGAATGGATGCCATTAAGTCGTTACATGCCCGTAAAGTGAACGGCTCTGGCTTTGCTGAAAGATCAGACGAGCAGCACATAGACAGTATTCGTCGTATGCTCCTTGCGATGGTAGAAGACGTACGCGCCGTTGTTATTAAGATGGCCGAGCGTATTTGTGCACTTCAACAGGTTAAAAAAGCCGACGAAGAAACTCGTGTTATGGTGGCTCGCGAGTGCGCCAGTATTTACGCACCATTGGCAAACCGGTTGGGTATCGGACAGTTAAAGTGGGAACTTGAAGATCTTGCGTTTCGTTACTTACACCCCATCACCTACAAACAAATCGCTAAGCAGTTAGATGGCAAGCGCAGAGAGCGCGCCGAGTACATAGAGACCATAGTAGGCGACTTGCAAGGCTTACTTGATAGCGAACAAATCCGCGCTGACGTATACGGCCGCCCTAAGCATATTTTTAGCATTTGGAAAAAAATGCAGAAAAAGCGCCTTACGTTCGAGCAGCTTTTTGATATTCGTGCAGTGCGTATTATTGCCGAGCGACTACAAGATTGCTACGCAGCGTTAGGTACCGTTCACGCAAGTTATAAACATTTACCTAACGAATTTGACGATTATATCGCAACCCCTAAACCTAACGGTTACCAGTCTATTCACACGGTGATTGTGGGGCCTGAAGGAAAGTCGGTTGAGATTCAAATTCGTACCCAAAAAATGCATCAGGATGCCGAACTTGGTGTGGCTGCTCACTGGAAATATAAAGAGGGCAGTACGGGTAAACAATCCGGCTATGACGAGCGCATAAACTGGCTTCGCCGCATACTTGCATGGCAAGAAGAAGTGGCGGAATCGGGTGACTTGGTTGAAGAGCTTCGCAGCCAGGTGTTTGACGATAGGGTTTACGTGTTTACACCCAAAGGCGACGTTATTGACCTTCCCCAAGGCGCTACGCCGCTTGATTTTGCCTACTACATTCACAGTAACGTAGGCCATCGCTGCATAGGCGCAAAAGTGAATGGGCGTATCGTGCCTTTCACTTATTTACTGCAAAGTGGCGACCAAATCGAAGTATTAACCGGAAAAGAGCCGAACCCAAGTCGCGACTGGATGCACCCAGGCCTTGGCTATGTGCATTCGTCGCGAGCGCGCGCCACTATCCACTCCTTCTTTAAAAAGCAGGACAGAGATAAAAACCTTGCTGCCGGTAAAGAGCTACTAGAGCGGGAGCTTCAGCGTGCCCACTTGCCTGCTAAAGTACCTAATGAAGCGTTTGAGAAGTTTAATTTACAAACCCTTGACGACTTATACACTGCGGTAGGTGCCGGTGATGTGCGCGTTATGCAAGTGATTAACTTTATTCATCACTTGCAAGAGCCACCAGCCCCCGAACCTGAAATTAGCCCTAAGGTAAAAACGCGCAAAACTGCGGCTGGCACGGGTAAAAAAGACGCGGTAGTAGTGCAGGGCGTGGGGCACTTAATGAGTCAGCTCGCTAACTGCTGTAAGCCGGTTCCCGGCGAAGCTATTTTAGGCTATATCACGCAAGGCCGTGGCGTAAGCGTTCATAAAGAAAGCTGCAGTCAGCTGCAGCACTTGTTATCACAGCACCCTGAGCGCCAGATCGAAGTGAATTGGTCACATGAGCTTAAAGTGGGTTTTGAGACAGGCATTGATATATTTTGCCACGATAGAAACGGCCTGTTGCGCGACATTACTACGGTGTTGGCGAATGAAAACGTGCCGCTCTTAGGGGTAAATAGCTTAAGTGATAAAAACAGGCAGACGGCACTTATTACCATATCTATCGAGGTTAATGATCTTGAGAGAGTGTCAAAAGTCTTAACTCAATTACGACAGCTTAAAGGCGTGACAGATGCAAAACGCAAGCAAAGCTAGCCTTGGAGAAATGCAGCGGCTGCTAGACATTATGACGCAACTGCGCGACCCGCAATCTGGCTGTCCATGGGATGTGAAACAAACCATGGGAAGCCTAACTCGCTACACCATAGAAGAAGCCTATGAAGTGGCTGATGCTATTGCCGCTGGTGATATGCACGATATCAAAGATGAGTTGGGTGACTTGCTGTTTCAAGTAGTGTTCTACGCGCAGATCGCCAGTGAATCGAAGGAATTCTCTTTTGACGATGTTGCGCAAAGCATTAGCGATAAGCTGGTGCGCCGGCACCCTCATGTCTTTGGTGCACAGTCAGACGATGAAGTAAAAAGCGATGAGTTAAGCGTTACAAACAAAGAACATACGCCATTGAGCGACAGCGTTTTAAATGCACAGTGGGACAAAATAAAAGCCCAAGAAAAGCAACTTAAAAAGCAGCGTTTAAAGCAAGACGAAGCAACAGAAACCAGTATTCTAGATAGCGTACCCAAAGGTATGCCGGCACTTATGTACGCGCAAAAGCTGCAAAAAGCCTGTGCAAAGGTAGGCTTTGACTGGCCTGACGCCGCGCCTGTTATTGATAAAGTACGCGAAGAAGTAGAAGAGATTCAGCAAGAGCTTGATACGAAGCAACGCCTTCTATGTGAAAACAGTGCTGACCAAAACTCTTTAAGTAATAGTGTACGTGATAACCAGCAGGCTATCGAAGAAGAAATTGGTGATGCACTTTTTGCCATGGTTAATCTGGCAAGACATTGCAAGGTAGATGCTGATACCGCACTTAGAAACGCCAGTAACAAGTTTGCTAACCGTTTTAAAGGCGTAGAGCGCTTAGCGGCTGAACAGGGCGACAAGCTCGACGCATTGACGCTTGATGAATTGGAAGCGCTGTGGCAGCAGGTCAAGCAGTCGTCTAACACTAAGTAATTGTACGTCGCAGCATACTGAAAGTCTGCTTAGACTGATAACGTGAATGCCGCGCTGGTGCAGAGGTATGTGATTTTCAGTTCGAACGAATTACAAATACCGCTGCAGCCAAAAGACAAAATAGACTAGTGCCAGAAGTAAGATGGGCAGCGTTCGCTTTTGTGTTTTGGTTAGAGCAGAGGATTTCGTACGCTTCCATGTCATCATCACCCCCGTTGCAGAAAGCGTTGTTAAACCAACACCAAATACAAACCAAATTAACTTAGACAAAAGCCCACCGAAGTATCCAAAGTGCAGCGGGTCTGCGTATTCATTGAGGTAGTTAGTCCAGGCCATAATTTTGGGCTCTTGTACGCCAACAATACGCTGATTGGTTATATCAATATCTACTTTATGCGCGCGCTCACGCAGCAAAGGGTTATTGCCTATACCTGTGAATCGCAGTGCTGCTGTGTCTGAGGTAGGAAATAGTACACCGGTGATCTGCCAGTCCTCAATGGCTTGCGATGCCTTCTGAAACGCACTGGAAAACTGCGTGGTTGATACAGGGTTAACTTGCTCATAATTTGAAATGACGGTGGCCTTTGGTGGGCGAGGTTCAAATCGATTGCCTGCAACTGCGGCACCGAATTCAAATAAATACCACCAACTGGTTATGACAATGACAATGAAAAACCAGAGGCTCCACAGCCCAAGCAGTTTATGAAGGTCGCTCAGTAGTATTCTTGGGCCTTGGTTTAGGCGGAGACGGGTAATGGCGGTTTTCCAGTTTCGGGTTGTTTTTAGGCCCGTATACAGCGAGATAGCAAGAATGAATGCGAAAAAGGTAACCGTTGGTAAGCCAAGATAATTAGGCATAAACAGATAGCGGTGAAAGTCTCGGAAGAACCGCTGAATCGTTAAAATAGGAATATCGCCTGTCACTTCATAGGTGTACTGATCCACGTGGATAAAGCGGTCATGACCATCGGGGAATTCTGCTCTGACACGGTAGGTGAAATTATCATGTCCCATGGTCGAGATGGATTTTATCTTTGCTTGTTCTGCATAGTTAAGCGTAGCCTCATAGATACTGTTCCACTTAACAATTTCATCATCGGCGCTGTCTAGGCTGCTAGGAGGCGTATTAAACGTGCGCATTTCCTCAAACACAAGCCAATCAATTTCATTGGAGACCGTAGCGATAGTACCCGTTGATAAAATGATAAAAAGGACGATAGAAAGCTGAAAGCCTACCCACGCATGGAGGTTGTATAGCTTCTTTCTGTATTTTCTTTGCGCGGTTCTATCGTAGGTCATGAAATTTTAATGTAAGGAAAGTCAAGGAAAGTAAAGATAAGCTCTGCATTGGGAGCACTAATCGAAGGATTCAGCTTAGTTTAAATAAACAATGGCTAAACTTAAGCACCTTTTATTTGATTCGTTCAAAAGCTTAGCCAATATTTCTACTTTAAAAAGCGTTGTTGGTTACCACTTGTAAGTGAATTCTACAAAACCGTTCCTCGGGTTTCCAGGGAAGTGACCCGTGCGCTCAATAAAGCCTGATTCTGCATACTCTTTATCAAAGAGGTTATCTACTCTAAACAGTACACTGTAGTTGTCTACTTCCCAAGTTATTGATGCATCGGCAATGAAATAGGACTTCACGTTTTGCCCAGATAGACTCAATTGGTCGTCAACATAGTTTCCACCAAAGGCAAAGGCAAGATCCCATTCGGGAACTTGGTAACGCGTCCAGAAACCAAATTGATTCTGAGGTGCATTAGCAAAGCGATCGCCTACACTGTTACTGATACCGCTACCACCATTGTCTGCTGTGATTCGAGCGTCGTTGTAACCATATGCTAGGCTTAAGATCCAATTTGGTGTTAAGTCAGTGATAACCTCAACTTCAAATCCATCACTGGTGACTTCACCCACCGCCGCAACGTTGTCAATGCCGTCACCTTCAGGATCCTCACCGGTGGATTGAAGGATATTTTCTCGGGTTATTTGATACACGGCTAATCGCAGCAAGGTAGTTTCATCGAACAGTTCTGCATTTATACCGCCCTCGATAATATCTCCTGTGGTTGGCTCAAATGGTCCACCAGCTTCATCCTGCTGACTACTCACCGACTGAGGTTCATAAGAATCTGCCCATTGACCATAAAGTGAAATATTAGTGCTAATTTTATAAATACCACCAACCCTGAAGCTTACGTTTGAATCGTCGAAAATGGCACTAGACGTTTCATCTTCAAACTGGTCGTAGCGCAAACCAGCAACAAAGGTAAACTGCTCCCAAGCGAGTTCATTCAGTACATAGGCACCGTTTCGCGTTTGCTCGGTTGTGCTCAATGGTCTGAATTGTACATTGTAGTTTTCAGACTGCGTTATACCGTAGTTAGGATTAGTAAGCGTTAGTGGAATGATATCTGATTCAAGTGAAGTTCCGCTTAGATAACGAAGAACGAAATCCTGCTGAAAAGCCGCAGCACCTAAAAGCGCGTCCTCTTTTCCTTTATAAAGGTCAACGCCGAACGCCGTTCTATGGTCTGCACCCAACCATTCGCCAGAATACACAAAGTTAACACCAAAGCTAATTTGTTCTTGTTCGCGTAATTGATCTCTGAACTCACGGCCAACAAGGTCTATGTTCCCATCTCCATCACTATCAATAAGCGCTCGTGGTTCGTGGTAGTTCTGCTCCTGTTCATTATCTATGTAGCGCAAACGTGTATCGTAGCTGATCGAATCACTCAACTGTCCCTCTAGAGAAAGTTGAACAGAGTCAGAACGCAAGTTTAGAAAATCACTGGCTTCATTATGGTTCCAATCTATATCTGTGAGAAAGTTACCATTGTCGTCAACAGGCACGCCACGTAGTCGGTTAGCACCTAAATCTTGTGAGTAATGGGTGTATTGAAGCGTTAGCAACTGGCCTTGAAGGTCATATGTATAGCCAGAGTCGAAGATAAATACTTCACTGTCGCTGTTGTCGCGATAGGTATCTTGCTGCTCATAAAAAACACCAGCACGCGCATTTTGATTGTTATCAATCGCTCCATTTATTTCTGCTGAGCCACCAAAGCGAGAGTGTGAACCAGCGATGATCCTAGCATTGGCGTTGAAATCTGAGGTTGGCTTTTTAGTGACGTAGTTAAATAAGCCACCTGGCGCGCCTGGTCCATAAAGCATACCAGCAGGCCCTTTCAAAAAGTCTACGCGTTCAATATTAAATAATTGAGGTACGTTGAAGCCTACATAAGGGTCTCCGCGTAAGCCATCGAAGAAGATTTCCTCTTGTCTGAAACCCCTGGCGGTTACACCGGCATAGCTAAATTGGCTAACACCAGCAATGTTACGATAAATATCTTTTGCATTGCGCGCACCCTGATCGCGTATCAAGCTTTCGTTGATTGTAGTGATTTGTTGGGTCGAGTTAAGTGGGTCAACACTTAACTTACCTGTAGATGAGTTACCATTGCGATATAGATTGATCGCTCTACTAGTCACTACCACACGCTCTACTTGTTCGGATTTCGCGGGTGATATTTCACGTTTATCCGAAGAGGTTTCAATGTCTTGTGATAAAGCAGGGGAGGTCAACGAAGCAGCTATTAACGCGGCTAAATATTTCATTGCAAAAAAATCCAAGTGTTGTGTGATAAAAGGAGCGTGATGAAAAGCCAATACTTTAGTATAAATGATAACAGTTTTTATTATCGTTTATCTATAGTTGTATGCCATTTGTCGTGTTGTAATCAATATCAGTAAGCGAGAGTTATGGTGTGCAGAAACGTATATGGATAGGTGTCAATTCGCATCAAAGTAAATTAGACCAATGTAGATGGAAACTTCATTATTTTGGCGTATGGTTATAGAGTAGGTTTGATTTACGACAAAGCAATGTAGATCCACTTTATCTAATATCTGAGTATAAATTTGGCATATTGGAAGGGTGTGTCGCTGGTGTTAAGTCATGACACTTACAAAGGAGTTGGACTGAATTGGGCGTAACCGTTTTATGAAGAAAGTACTGTATTCAACACTAGGGCTGTTTTTAACGCTTCTTGGTATCATAGGCGCGTTTTTACCTGTAATGCCAACTACGGTATTTTTGATAGGCGCGCTTTTTTGTTTCACTAAATCTTCACCACGCCTTGAGAGTTGGCTTATTCAACACCCCAAATATGGGCCTAGTCTGGTTGCGTGGCGTAAACACGGTGCAATATCTAAAAAGGTAAAATGCATAGCGTGTTGCAGTATGCTGATAAGTTTTATTCTTATTTGTCTATTTGCATCCATGCCGATCCCCGCTTACATAGGCATTGCAGTGTTTATGGGAATAGGCGCATATTTCGTAGTTACGCGCCCCAATATCCCTGCTGTATAGCATCCCTGCTGTTGAGCGCCTTTATCGGTTTCTACCTAGTCGCTCGTGACTGTTCACCCATTCATCCGCAACTACAGCAGAACCAAGAGATAGATCCCCACATAGCACTGTCGCTGCAACTATCTCGGCAAACTTGTTAACGCTACCTCTTTCTGTACAGCCAAGTACGCTTAAGCATTCGTTTTGTGTAGCCAAGCCGGTTCCGCCACCGTACGTAGCAACAATTAACGATGGAATCGTAA encodes:
- a CDS encoding TonB-dependent siderophore receptor, with amino-acid sequence MKYLAALIAASLTSPALSQDIETSSDKREISPAKSEQVERVVVTSRAINLYRNGNSSTGKLSVDPLNSTQQITTINESLIRDQGARNAKDIYRNIAGVSQFSYAGVTARGFRQEEIFFDGLRGDPYVGFNVPQLFNIERVDFLKGPAGMLYGPGAPGGLFNYVTKKPTSDFNANARIIAGSHSRFGGSAEINGAIDNNQNARAGVFYEQQDTYRDNSDSEVFIFDSGYTYDLQGQLLTLQYTHYSQDLGANRLRGVPVDDNGNFLTDIDWNHNEASDFLNLRSDSVQLSLEGQLSDSISYDTRLRYIDNEQEQNYHEPRALIDSDGDGNIDLVGREFRDQLREQEQISFGVNFVYSGEWLGADHRTAFGVDLYKGKEDALLGAAAFQQDFVLRYLSGTSLESDIIPLTLTNPNYGITQSENYNVQFRPLSTTEQTRNGAYVLNELAWEQFTFVAGLRYDQFEDETSSAIFDDSNVSFRVGGIYKISTNISLYGQWADSYEPQSVSSQQDEAGGPFEPTTGDIIEGGINAELFDETTLLRLAVYQITRENILQSTGEDPEGDGIDNVAAVGEVTSDGFEVEVITDLTPNWILSLAYGYNDARITADNGGSGISNSVGDRFANAPQNQFGFWTRYQVPEWDLAFAFGGNYVDDQLSLSGQNVKSYFIADASITWEVDNYSVLFRVDNLFDKEYAESGFIERTGHFPGNPRNGFVEFTYKW
- a CDS encoding YbaN family protein; this translates as MKKVLYSTLGLFLTLLGIIGAFLPVMPTTVFLIGALFCFTKSSPRLESWLIQHPKYGPSLVAWRKHGAISKKVKCIACCSMLISFILICLFASMPIPAYIGIAVFMGIGAYFVVTRPNIPAV